The DNA window ACAAATGTTAAATCCAGTTGAAGCAATAAGATAATACCTGTGAACGTGAAGAGTAATTATGGAAGCCACAGTTGCACATCCAGTCACCATTTCTCCATCCTTTTGGAACAGAAAGAGACTGATTACAAGGAAACCCGGAAGTTTGGTTTCCAGCAAGAGGCCATTTAGACGCTGACTGAAGTCCACAATTATCAGCCCCCACTACAGACCAGTTGGAACTCAAAGGAAGCGAGCGCCGGGGAGCACCACTGCCTACAACTCCAACATTTATCTTTTGTTCCAGTGCTCCTAGGGCCCTGGCAAAATAATGGGAATAAGTTGGGAGAGAAGCTCCAGGGATTGCAATTGCTGGCATTGCTGCTATCTCCTTTGGTTGCCCGCACTTTTTGCACTTTTCTCTCGATGCATAATTGTTGTTAGTGCAACCTATTGATCCATTGCCACACACACCCCCAACCCACAAATGCAGCCACGAAGAGGAAAAGGAAGCCAATTATACGCACACCAAGCAGTTCATATACACATACAAAAAACACAAACCACTCAACCTAATTGATACTCATTTCCCAATCCCAACTTCATAAACCACATATTGCAAAGTCAACTTTCTCAATAATTGATATCAAAACAGTTGATTTATGGCAAGTTAACAAAACTAAATCGTAAAACAGGTTCATTAAAGCTCTCCCAAGTCATTGTTTAAGATAACCCATTGCAAATCTTTACTCAGGAAAAGCAAATATCTTATATTTACATACCCTTAATGAAATTCCAACTTATTATCAAAATTCAGAACGCAGAATCCAACTGGCCCCCGAAACCCATCTTCGATATCTATTATTAAGCTTGATGgttgaattaaaacataagaataaaaaGCAAAACCCAGTTGAGtcaacacaaaaaaagaaaaaaaatgaagagagaTTTAAAAGAGAAGTATAAACTGACCACTGCAGATCCAATCACCTATACGAGGGAGCCACTTAGAATCAGCTGGAGTTTTGGTGTCAACAAGAAGACGAGGCTGCTTACATCTGTTACAAAAGGATCTAAAAGCGTAGTTCCTGTTCTTGCATCCGCTGCACTCCCAGTCCCCTTCTCTCCCTTCTCCCATTCCTCCACCCCCCCTCTCTCTCTTTATCTAGTGAGAACTATAACCAATGAGCTTGTTGCTTTAGAAGCTGAACAAAAGGAGGGGGTCTTCTACTCGGTAGAAGAATGAAAAACTCGCTGCAAATTATATGGCAGTCTTGGGAATGAAATCGAGCATTTCAGTAAATTATTTCTCAGACAGGGTCTAAAACCAGGACACAGGAAATCAGGGCCATGAGGCTAATGTTTCTGTCTTTGGGCTATGTTTTGGTTCCATTATCATCGTCTTCTTTTTTTGGCCCAATTATTGGCAATTATGGTGGATGTTTATTGTTTAATGCTAGCGTCGAAATCCTTGGTTCGTGGCTAGACTGTTGATGTGGATGGCATATTGAAAGGATTGGTGTTTAGAGATCATCATGGGTTAGGCTATCCGGCCTGGCCACATGACTTGTTCGAAAAATAAGAagattcgggtaaaaatataagctcgaattatgggtttgggcaaaaaaagaggcctcgggtaaaatttttttgacccgggcccggcccgaattatatattaaatatatatattttttatttttaatcaaatatactttctaaaatttaatatgctatttctttttaaaatatgctattttggtgttgtaaaatttaatatgggccgggccgggctcgggcttagtaaTTTGTTTTTGAgttgggcttggacaaattttagacctatattttgggttgggtcgggcccgggcctagaaaacgagcctaaaattttgtttgggcccggcccggcccatgaccACCTCtagaggtgttacaataataAACTATATTCTAAATAGTAATCAACTAGttttaaatgcaaaattaatcaactttattTATTATAACAACATGGTaggaataaataattaaaagaaaaaagaagctaTCCGGTAATTGAGATTTTTTTATCCAGTCATGATATTCGCTAAATTAGGCAATTATGCTGTTTTTTATTCCACTTTttaggttgttttttttttgaattaaagaAATAGATCGATTTTGTAGAGAGAGTATAAAAGCGTGCTCTCTGTAGAGGTGGCAGGAAAGAGCGTCCAACTGAACGTGCTTTTACACTATCTCTCCTAGGGTTAGAGTTTTTTAATTTtggtagggttagggttttaaagttttgGGTTATGGTTTTAGAGGTAAAATTGCGAAAGTTTGTAGGTAGATTTAAGAGGTCAAGGATGCGATAACGCGCCTTAGATAACATACATTACATATGTCATGCTGGGATATGACCATTACCTCATAAACTCATCCTATGGAAGTCAGGTTTCGGGGTGACAGTGCTTGATACGATCACGGGTTGAAGTTTAAGTGGAGGTCCCAATTGGCTGCCTTGATGCGATCACAGGTTTGAGTATAACTCGAGGTTAATTGAAGGTCGTTATGCAGTCacgagttcaagctttttggatacccgCAAATGATGtcttatatataccatacataagattgaggTAATAATCATAGGAAAAAATAAAGGGCTTTCCGGTGTAATCaacgtaatttttttttctattttcaagcaGCCGGTATCTTTAACATTTCATTCTTATCCGAAAGCTGACACTGAAGTGGACACAAGAGAGCTCTCAGGCAGAGAGCGGGTGTTTCGACGAAAGTAGAGGTCAAACTCAGGTCGACACGATAAcgattgtagttattaatggaTTGTTTAATAACGACACAGTTTTTGCCCCGAAAGGAACATCACCTTTACTCCACCGAAATAGTCGTTGCTCGTCTGAGAGTCCTCTCGTGTTTACAGCGGTGCTAACCTTCTATAAGAAAGAAGGTTAAAGATACTAACTGTGTGGAAATAGAGAAAAGAATTACACCAATTATAGCGGGATGCCCTACagtttttccctatgattatgacCTCAAACTTCTATATGATATTTATAAGGTAACATTTCTGGGTATCCCAAAAGTTTGAGCTTGTGGTCACATAACGACTGTAAACTGGCTCTCCCGTTATACTTTGATCCATGACTGCATAACAGTCGTCGATTGAAAACTCTATGTAAACTTCCACTTGTGACCgtacaaagtaaaataaattcgCAACTCGACTTCTACAAGATAGGTTTCAGAGGTAATTGTACCATCTCgacatgatatatgaaatgtgtgagtCTCGAAGCGATATCGCATCACCGATGACTCAAGAATACCTCGAATCAAAAATTATATAAGCGAAAAAATTTTAACACTGAAGCGGggaagaaaacagaaagagagaAATATTGTAAAGTGGAGGGATGAAGGCTAGGAGAGATGATATTTTTGGGATGATGCAGTATGGAGGGGGAGCCTCTTTTTATAAGCTCAGAAAAAAGGTGAGATTGCAAAGGAAAAAATCTTGTTGTCGATAACGCGTTGCAAGACTATCGTTTTCATCGAATATCTTTAAAATGTGCTTCGAATCTACAAAAAAATTGTCGGAGTTAGGtactttttttagaatttatgaaaattttagtgaAAAGTCATCCAACTAGGCCCATTTTCCTGCCATGTCAGCATGGAAGCTTGCCCAACTAGACGAGTTTTCACTAATATTTTCATAAAGTCTGAAAAAAATACCTGACCCGAGAATCCTGGGTAAAAGCTGAAGCACATTTTGATGCGTTGAATGCCCTCTGAAGCATGCgtctaatttcaataaataatttgTGAAACACATTTTTGAGTACTGAAGAGCGTTTCATTACCATTATTCGATGAAAGTGCTTCCTCAGAAATGAATTTTGAAGTATTCATTACCTCTCTCATTGTTTTATTTTGCTATTAAAGCATTGAAATATTCAGAACTTAGGCACGCAACAATTTTATATCAAACATCGAAGAGTTGAGTTGTGAGGGTCGTATGCATTTCTTTGGATAATCGTCTGaagattttttttggttttaaatatctaatttgttttaaattgaaatgagtCAACAAGTGAAATCCGTTATTTACTATGACGGTCAAATCTATAATATAGAAGTTGGGGTCGTATTTGCAAGAGCCCAGTTTGTGGAATTAGTTTTAACCGTACCATTCAATTGGGAGAACTACAGACTAGGATAATAAGAAAAGTTTGGGGTTTGAGCTAGGGAAGAATTTTGAGCTTGTAATGTAGATATCTGACATCGGTTGACCCCTTTAAGTACGAATTATTTGATGTGAAAAGCAAGCTCGAGCTGGTGACAGTCATATCATTGCAttgctaaagaaaaaaaaatactataatGGAGTTATATGTCGAATTTGTTGGGGCAGATGAAGTTGGTCTATCTTCAGCCACCGTTGCGACTAATATTGGAACCGAAGCTGAAATAGAAAGTCGTACTACATGGTTGTACGGTGGGTTCACTGGTTTGTTACAAAACATTTACTATGATGGCCCTAAAATATCAATGAGTAGACATTCTTCGATTTTCTGCACTAATTGAAACTTCAGTGGCCACTACTAGTCCGGTATGAGCATAACCCAAACCTCGACACTTGGGTTTGATATTCAATAAGTGCTTTCAATTTTAACTTTGGTAGATTGATGTCCTGGGGTGAAATCACTTATACGGGGGGCCATCAACCTACACCAATTTGCAATCCGGTGTAGATTTTACCAAACACTTGTGGTATAGAATAACCAATGACTTACTCCCTACGACCGGGTTTGACAAAAGTACATCAAACCTTTTGGTTGAAGATGACAATGAAGGCGTCGATTCGGAAGAAGATGTAGTTAAGGAAGAAAGGGCACCGAGTGCAACTGACGGATCAGAGTCAGACCCCGATCCAATCCAGCTATCCGGTCCGGATGGTTCGAAAGTAGCACTTTTTTGAACCAGAAAAGGTTTTACTTGAGTTAAAACCTTACGGTTCTGATATGATAGTCTGGACAATGCTTCAGATCTAGATCTGTAATTCAGGGCATATGAACTTCCACTCCATATGACCAACATCGATTTCTCCGTCGAAGGTGGTTAAGAGTTTCAACAGCTACCGCACAAAACACCTAATCATGCAAGCTCATCATCAGATGTCCAAGAATTGGAAGTTGGTATGGAATAACTCAAAAAAGATGTTTTTCTTACTGCACTGAAACGGTACAACTTTAAGAGCGACGTGAACTATCACAtcataaaattttgttcgaaGAAATTTAAGGGAAAGTGCAATACTATATGGGAGGTGCAAATGGAAAATCATGACATCTTTTCAGAAAAGGATGAGCTTGTGGATGATAAAGAAGAATTCTGGTCTACATACTTGTGTTGCAGCAAGTACGCGATGCGATCACCCAATTTTCTAATATAATGTGTCCTGACCAAAGTATTTTTTTCTCAATAACATTACTTTAACTTGTAATTTACAGGTGTAAGTCAAGATCATCTGAGGCTAGACTTTGACATGATATCTGACATTATTCTACCTATAATGAAGGTGAGTCATAAGATTTCTGTCCCGGTGTTgattgccaatatccgtagccagTACAATTACATGACATCGTACTACAAAGTATAGGTTGCAATACAAAATGTTATGGATAAGTTGCATCACGACTGAGCCAGGTGTTGAATCAAGATCAAGTTATTGACATGGGTATATAGTTGTCACTATTTCCACAATCATGCTATATCATATTTCGTTCATTGTT is part of the Gossypium hirsutum isolate 1008001.06 chromosome D11, Gossypium_hirsutum_v2.1, whole genome shotgun sequence genome and encodes:
- the LOC107912805 gene encoding uncharacterized protein, giving the protein MGEGREGDWECSGCKNRNYAFRSFCNRCKQPRLLVDTKTPADSKWLPRIGDWICSGCTNNNYASREKCKKCGQPKEIAAMPAIAIPGASLPTYSHYFARALGALEQKINVGVVGSGAPRRSLPLSSNWSVVGADNCGLQSASKWPLAGNQTSGFPCNQSLSVPKGWRNGDWMCNCGFHNYSSRSQCKNCNASIPRALGTKRLASEEFVHNWDNKRLNSGHGTEQPQLYPGFDQMIEANTDPKSGAYPPYSALNPGAASNWQLPIPFPQLAAAPTLLGKGAKQWRSGDWMCTKCNNHNYASRAQCNRCRTQRDTVAGPVNAA